A part of Myxococcus landrumus genomic DNA contains:
- the carF gene encoding plasmanylethanolamine desaturase — MKKTNEIKTQVRLQDAQALAEGYSPAIRAMEIGAIVSFMALELFLVYRLYSNPHGGPWLLLSAVLLGYLAADFVSGFVHWMGDTWGSTNMPVLGKALIRPFREHHVDEKAITRHDFVETNGNNCLISLPVAVAAVSMPLSNSGWVFCASFLGAMIFWVMATNQFHKWSHMDSPPALIGFLQRIHLILPPAHHRIHHTAPFNKYYCITVGWLNWPLNAVSFFPLMERLVTRVTGLVPREDDIGDEAARALVEVQGATQAPVVQAAKELLTKATTEDAAPAPAPTRPS, encoded by the coding sequence GCGCCATGGAGATTGGCGCCATCGTCAGCTTCATGGCCCTGGAGCTGTTCCTGGTGTACCGGCTCTACAGCAATCCGCACGGAGGGCCATGGCTCCTCCTGAGCGCGGTGCTCCTGGGCTACCTGGCCGCGGACTTCGTCTCCGGCTTCGTCCACTGGATGGGCGACACGTGGGGCTCCACGAACATGCCCGTCCTGGGCAAGGCCCTCATCCGCCCCTTCCGCGAGCACCACGTCGACGAGAAGGCCATCACCCGCCACGACTTCGTGGAGACCAACGGCAACAACTGCCTCATCTCCCTGCCCGTGGCCGTGGCCGCCGTGTCCATGCCGCTGAGCAACTCCGGCTGGGTGTTCTGCGCCAGCTTCCTGGGCGCGATGATTTTCTGGGTGATGGCGACCAATCAGTTCCACAAGTGGTCGCACATGGACTCGCCGCCGGCCCTCATCGGCTTCCTGCAGCGCATCCACCTCATCCTGCCCCCGGCGCACCACCGCATCCACCACACCGCGCCGTTCAACAAGTACTACTGCATCACCGTGGGCTGGCTGAACTGGCCGCTCAACGCCGTGAGCTTCTTCCCGCTGATGGAGCGCCTGGTCACCCGCGTCACCGGCCTGGTGCCGCGCGAGGATGACATCGGCGATGAGGCCGCGCGTGCGCTGGTGGAGGTCCAGGGCGCGACCCAGGCCCCCGTCGTCCAGGCGGCCAAGGAGCTGCTCACCAAGGCCACCACCGAGGACGCCGCGCCCGCGCCCGCCCCCACGCGCCCGTCCTGA